One window from the genome of Pelodictyon luteolum DSM 273 encodes:
- a CDS encoding RrF2 family transcriptional regulator has translation MLQVSRKFEYGLHAVAYLASRGVDRVVTVKEMAEEIGFSPEFLAKAMQSLTRAGIASSVQGVKGGYQLARKAESITVADIGTAIEGAPHLVRCVVKADNCEIYSSCPHRGYMTSLQNRIQGLLASTTVQALLDTET, from the coding sequence ATGGACTTCACGCGGTGGCTTATCTGGCCTCCCGGGGAGTCGACCGAGTCGTGACCGTGAAGGAGATGGCCGAGGAGATAGGTTTTTCTCCGGAGTTCCTCGCCAAGGCCATGCAGAGCCTCACGCGGGCTGGTATAGCCAGTTCCGTACAGGGCGTGAAGGGTGGCTATCAGCTTGCCCGCAAGGCCGAGAGCATCACGGTCGCCGATATCGGCACGGCCATAGAGGGTGCCCCGCATCTGGTCCGTTGCGTCGTGAAGGCCGACAACTGCGAGATATACTCATCCTGTCCCCACCGCGGATACATGACGAGCCTTCAGAACCGGATCCAGGGCCTCCTTGCATCCACGACCGTTCAGGCCCTCCTCGATACGGAGACGTAA